The proteins below are encoded in one region of Populus alba chromosome 2, ASM523922v2, whole genome shotgun sequence:
- the LOC140955310 gene encoding cytosolic sulfotransferase 17-like: MHESVSGLEALPSPRLFSTHCPYTLLPNSMISASGCRFVYVCRDPRGAVVSTWHFVNRSTIYCQNHNLWKMCSRFFVKERDPSVHSKRLAGFLGQPFTQDEESDGGGARNNEAVHFREFKQFGDQQE; encoded by the exons ATGCACGAATCCGTTTCTGGTCTTGAGGCTCTTCCCTCACCTCGCCTCTTCTCTACTCACTGTCCTTACACTCTGTTGCCAAACTCCATGATCAGCGCTTCTGGCTGCCGTTTCGTTTATGTTTGCCGTGATCCAAGAGGTGCTGTTGTTTCAACATGGCATTTTGTGAACAGATCAACTATATATTGCCAGAACCACAACCTCTGGAAGATGTGTTCGAGATTTTTTGTCAAGGAG AGGGATCCCTCAGTTCACAGCAAGAGGTTAGCTGGATTTTTAGGTCAACCCTTCACACAGGATGAAGaaagtgatggtggtggtgctCGGAATAATGAAGCTGTGCATTTTCGAGAATTTAAGCAATTTGGAGATCAACAAGAGTAG